One segment of Corynebacterium atrinae DNA contains the following:
- a CDS encoding adenylyltransferase/cytidyltransferase family protein, whose protein sequence is MPTGQEAQGRAVVGYVPGGFDMLHVGHINILIAARDRCTHLVVGVATDESLQRMKGRMPVIPHAERMKLVESLRFVDEVVEDLDQDKRLAWQRRHFDVLFKGDDWKGTDKGERLERELAEVGAQVVYLPYTPSTSSSILRNFLLKDAEEVR, encoded by the coding sequence ATGCCGACAGGGCAAGAAGCACAAGGGCGTGCCGTCGTCGGCTACGTGCCGGGAGGCTTCGACATGCTGCACGTGGGGCATATCAATATCCTCATCGCGGCTCGCGATCGCTGTACACACCTCGTCGTGGGGGTAGCGACAGACGAGTCTCTCCAGAGGATGAAGGGGCGAATGCCGGTTATCCCCCATGCCGAGCGGATGAAGCTGGTCGAAAGCCTGCGCTTCGTCGATGAGGTCGTGGAGGACCTGGACCAAGACAAGCGACTCGCCTGGCAGCGCCGCCACTTTGATGTCCTCTTCAAAGGTGACGATTGGAAAGGCACCGACAAGGGTGAACGCCTCGAGCGGGAGCTGGCTGAAGTCGGGGCCCAAGTGGTGTATCTGCCGTATACCCCCTCCACGTCGTCCTCAATCCTGCGGAACTTCCTCCTCAAAGACGCGGAGGAGGTTCGATGA
- a CDS encoding CDP-alcohol phosphatidyltransferase family protein has protein sequence MNDHADGSWRARYEWARSSLDGAQKTGQGVPAYTRWVNRRGARVVAAVGYASGWTPNMVTAMSAALSLAGMVLLLVVPPAAWLGLPVAALLAAGYLFDSADGQLARLSGRSSKAGEWIDHVVDAFRSPAIHLVTAVAVMVYRPDSWWLALVALAYSLITSGQFLSQILAEAFVKKAGRPQTRGGDLRSWVLLPTDPGTLCWSFILWGVSPLFAVVYPVLAAIAAAHSAISLRRRFRDLTALDNASSQG, from the coding sequence ATGAACGACCACGCTGATGGAAGCTGGCGGGCCCGCTACGAGTGGGCTCGGTCATCCCTCGACGGTGCACAGAAAACGGGCCAGGGTGTCCCGGCATACACGCGGTGGGTCAACCGACGAGGAGCCCGGGTCGTTGCAGCCGTCGGTTACGCCTCGGGGTGGACGCCCAACATGGTCACCGCCATGTCAGCCGCCCTTTCGCTGGCGGGAATGGTCCTTTTGCTGGTAGTCCCACCCGCCGCGTGGCTGGGTCTTCCTGTCGCTGCCCTGCTGGCGGCGGGCTACCTCTTCGACTCGGCGGACGGCCAGCTGGCGCGCCTGTCGGGGCGTTCCTCCAAGGCGGGGGAGTGGATCGATCACGTCGTTGATGCCTTCCGTTCCCCGGCGATCCACCTCGTTACGGCCGTGGCTGTCATGGTGTACCGTCCGGACAGCTGGTGGCTGGCCCTCGTTGCCCTGGCCTACTCGCTGATCACCAGCGGACAATTCCTCAGCCAGATCTTGGCGGAGGCCTTCGTAAAGAAGGCCGGCCGCCCGCAGACTCGCGGAGGAGACCTCCGCTCGTGGGTGCTGCTGCCGACCGATCCGGGAACTCTGTGCTGGTCCTTCATCCTCTGGGGCGTCTCGCCCCTGTTCGCGGTGGTCTACCCGGTGCTCGCGGCCATTGCGGCGGCTCATTCCGCTATTTCATTGCGGCGTCGCTTCCGTGACCTCACCGCCCTCGATAATGCATCGAGTCAGGGGTAA
- a CDS encoding glycosyltransferase family 2 protein → MTVLLPALNASNHIRTAVRSTLRGLPRDAELFVLDDGSTDNTAEVAVKAGTRRGVVDPRLKVVSRPPSGGLGKALNWMLEETDSQLVSRMDADDINLPWRFSTSYQALKSGIDVVFSQMMLNRGKVIIPGVPSAISPRAFPVHLLLRNPASHPTIVARREAFTVSGGYRDVPAEDYDLWMRMASHGLAMRRLALNSYVYRSHPQQSTASPDWYRKSWSNPLQAEAFADLSETITGVRLKRLVAIAQLPPDDKEPQLQQFDQLVGAAIAELPRASQPVLRRRLNRRIEWARQYSTND, encoded by the coding sequence ATGACTGTCTTGCTCCCCGCGCTCAATGCGTCGAACCACATCAGAACTGCCGTTCGCTCCACGCTGCGCGGGCTGCCCCGCGATGCCGAACTTTTCGTGCTCGATGATGGCTCGACGGACAACACCGCTGAGGTCGCGGTCAAAGCCGGAACCCGACGAGGGGTCGTGGACCCACGACTGAAGGTAGTGAGTCGGCCGCCCTCCGGCGGGCTGGGCAAGGCGCTGAACTGGATGCTCGAGGAGACCGACTCGCAGCTTGTGTCGCGGATGGATGCCGATGACATCAACTTGCCGTGGAGGTTCTCCACCTCCTATCAAGCACTGAAAAGTGGCATCGATGTGGTGTTCTCTCAAATGATGCTCAACCGAGGGAAGGTGATCATTCCGGGCGTGCCCAGTGCTATTAGCCCTCGCGCCTTCCCCGTGCACCTCCTGCTCAGGAATCCCGCGTCACATCCGACGATCGTGGCCCGTCGAGAAGCATTTACGGTGAGTGGGGGATACCGTGACGTGCCGGCCGAAGACTATGACCTGTGGATGAGGATGGCCAGCCATGGGCTGGCGATGCGCCGCTTGGCCCTCAATTCCTATGTTTACCGCTCACACCCTCAGCAAAGCACAGCGAGCCCTGACTGGTACCGCAAGTCCTGGTCAAATCCCCTCCAGGCGGAAGCTTTCGCGGATCTGAGCGAGACGATCACCGGCGTTCGTCTGAAACGGCTAGTCGCCATTGCTCAGCTGCCACCGGATGACAAAGAACCGCAGCTTCAGCAGTTTGACCAGCTCGTCGGCGCCGCTATCGCGGAACTCCCGCGGGCATCGCAACCAGTTCTGCGCAGGCGGCTCAATCGCAGGATTGAGTGGGCCCGACAATACTCAACCAACGATTGA
- a CDS encoding Wzz/FepE/Etk N-terminal domain-containing protein encodes MATIDSHPHQGQFDGSMDFNIVSAILRRRKKWILLGTVMGLVMCIAYLLITPTTYTATARVSIAALGTEPVAQGRSAANLVDMPTERQLASSSLTTEGALEELGEGWRASELRSGLSLSGDPESTVLDLSYSAHDRLRAIEGADALARAFLVTRSNQVTDRAQSMVENIDEKIAKNVAEKNRIAQGESTNGVAPSVSIATIDTTIAALQQQRATWSDINTWPGEVITPASSNEVKTSPVMWRVIALGLLAGLFLGLVMAALRHAFDGGASHADDIRSLLNVRLLRPQAPYGEVHRWDAAATIAHHGNGDSAPLLVLVDEDNSDAEAAAQALAAAGETRQLDLRVDRATLLRELGSESQAVLVLPPTWKKTELLGLVDDLDGMGTHLVGAIVVDERAGRPAAATR; translated from the coding sequence ATGGCAACAATAGACAGCCATCCCCATCAAGGGCAGTTCGACGGATCGATGGACTTCAACATTGTGTCGGCGATTCTGCGTCGGCGGAAAAAGTGGATTCTCCTCGGAACGGTCATGGGGCTGGTGATGTGTATTGCTTACCTCCTGATCACGCCGACTACCTACACCGCGACCGCGCGGGTCAGCATCGCGGCGCTGGGAACTGAACCAGTCGCGCAGGGACGATCAGCCGCCAACCTGGTGGACATGCCGACCGAACGTCAACTGGCATCGTCCTCGCTGACGACGGAAGGCGCGCTGGAGGAGCTCGGCGAGGGATGGCGCGCCTCCGAGCTGCGATCCGGCCTCAGCTTGTCGGGGGATCCGGAAAGCACCGTCCTGGACCTGTCGTATTCGGCGCACGATCGCCTGCGAGCCATTGAGGGCGCCGATGCCTTGGCGCGCGCCTTCCTCGTGACCCGAAGCAACCAGGTGACCGACAGAGCCCAATCTATGGTCGAGAACATTGACGAGAAAATCGCCAAGAATGTAGCAGAGAAAAATCGGATTGCCCAGGGTGAAAGCACCAATGGTGTCGCACCCAGCGTGAGTATCGCGACTATCGACACCACCATCGCAGCCCTCCAGCAACAAAGGGCGACGTGGAGCGACATCAACACGTGGCCAGGTGAAGTGATCACCCCAGCGTCGAGTAACGAGGTGAAGACTTCACCAGTGATGTGGCGCGTAATCGCCCTTGGGCTCCTCGCCGGCCTGTTCCTCGGCCTCGTCATGGCCGCCCTGCGTCACGCTTTCGACGGTGGAGCATCTCACGCGGATGATATCCGCAGTCTGCTCAACGTTCGATTGCTGCGTCCGCAGGCGCCCTACGGGGAGGTCCATCGATGGGATGCGGCAGCCACCATTGCCCATCACGGCAATGGCGATTCTGCACCGTTGTTGGTCTTGGTCGACGAAGACAACTCTGATGCCGAAGCAGCAGCCCAGGCACTGGCAGCGGCGGGCGAAACTCGTCAGCTCGATCTTCGAGTTGACCGAGCAACTCTCCTGCGTGAGCTGGGAAGCGAGTCGCAAGCTGTGCTCGTTTTGCCACCGACTTGGAAGAAGACTGAGCTTCTTGGCCTCGTCGATGACCTCGATGGAATGGGAACCCACTTGGTTGGTGCCATCGTCGTAGACGAACGTGCTGGGCGCCCGGCAGCAGCCACGAGGTAG
- a CDS encoding glycosyltransferase family 2 protein — MDNSPSILGDTVGAVHVDPRRSLVAVVERDTQAVTVLSGDEADPRAEILVREQGMTLAHFRLNGAGGFVEQALDQTPQGIPHRGWTVGAGKNTQASVVVCTMGKNPLLPLAVKAVLAQTHGAFEVIVVDNDPVSGDVRRLLAGLDDPRLRIVNEPRRGLSAARNRGLHAAEGSEVVAFTDDDALVNPNWLSSMLDVFASAPSGEVGAVTGPAFAAELQSPSQRFFESRGGFPHGLEPVVWSVRPISPECARLGQAGDGGPLYPLATARVGAGVSMAFSRAALQALRTFDECLGAGSPTRGGEDLDAFARVMRAGFAIVYTPDSVVHHVHRRDLAGLEQQTFGDGTGMAALLFKSLLHHPTELVTLLRRIPAILARVRPGTDRMSGSEDDVPSVLSRKEVQGFLVGIPLYLQSRGRHALSQVGSQR; from the coding sequence ATGGACAACTCACCCTCCATTCTCGGAGACACTGTGGGGGCGGTCCACGTGGATCCGCGGCGAAGCCTCGTGGCAGTCGTGGAGCGCGATACCCAGGCCGTGACGGTGCTCTCCGGCGATGAGGCGGACCCACGGGCGGAGATCCTCGTCCGTGAACAAGGCATGACGTTGGCGCACTTCAGACTCAACGGGGCTGGGGGGTTCGTCGAGCAGGCTTTGGACCAGACCCCGCAGGGGATACCACACCGTGGATGGACCGTCGGAGCCGGGAAAAACACCCAGGCGAGTGTTGTTGTGTGCACGATGGGGAAGAACCCTTTGCTCCCCTTGGCCGTGAAGGCGGTGCTGGCGCAGACGCATGGAGCTTTCGAGGTCATAGTTGTTGACAACGATCCGGTTTCGGGTGATGTGCGCCGACTCCTCGCCGGCCTGGACGATCCGCGCCTGCGAATCGTGAACGAACCGCGCCGAGGTCTCTCCGCCGCCCGAAATCGAGGCTTGCACGCTGCCGAGGGCAGTGAAGTGGTGGCCTTTACCGACGATGATGCCCTGGTGAATCCGAACTGGCTGTCTTCCATGCTTGATGTCTTCGCCTCCGCACCATCGGGCGAGGTAGGGGCCGTCACGGGACCCGCTTTCGCGGCGGAGTTGCAGAGCCCCTCCCAACGGTTTTTCGAATCTCGCGGGGGATTCCCCCACGGACTCGAGCCCGTCGTGTGGTCCGTGCGGCCGATTTCACCCGAGTGCGCGCGCTTGGGACAAGCCGGCGACGGAGGACCCCTGTACCCATTGGCGACTGCCCGCGTCGGTGCTGGGGTGTCAATGGCCTTCAGTCGCGCAGCCCTGCAAGCACTACGCACTTTCGATGAGTGCCTGGGTGCCGGATCTCCCACCCGTGGCGGCGAGGATCTTGATGCCTTCGCGCGCGTCATGCGGGCTGGTTTTGCCATTGTGTACACCCCCGACTCCGTCGTCCACCACGTGCACCGACGAGATCTGGCAGGACTGGAACAGCAGACGTTCGGCGACGGTACCGGCATGGCCGCCCTCCTGTTTAAGTCTCTCCTCCATCACCCGACGGAGCTCGTCACACTGCTCCGGCGCATTCCCGCCATCCTGGCCAGGGTGCGGCCAGGGACGGATCGCATGAGCGGTAGCGAAGACGATGTTCCTTCGGTCCTCAGCCGCAAAGAGGTGCAGGGATTCTTAGTCGGGATTCCGCTTTACCTGCAGTCGCGTGGACGTCACGCTCTATCACAGGTGGGAAGTCAGCGATGA
- a CDS encoding O-antigen ligase family protein, with the protein MRVRTAQTLPAAPVVLPFAAYILWWALGVGDFIWIIAGFIICLSWIGVRGIKVPPLLFLWVLFTAWVAVTLVMNDNVGRLAGAVYRLLLYASAGLLAVHTFNARHSLPLHKVTGAMVWFLGGMSAVGYAALAFPQAIIRTPMSWIMPEALARNELVEQMIIRRMSHWNPSAWIDQAVRPVAPFLYANTWGNVYSLVLPLAVLHLWLMWHTRYRWITLIVILGSVIPALSTLNRGMFIGLGVVALWVLLQTVRRGQFFIAALTVSATAIAGLVWLISPLGVALLNRVETTYSLVDRQSLYTDTFDAVLQSPLFGYGAPRPADQSWLPSLGTQGQLWTVLYSHGFVGAALFVGFLLAACVVVLRRRDVVGAVLGGIILATAVETVFYGMMTGIMVSLVAVALAMRPDTVISSGDRPGMPVRPSSTSRLRGGRW; encoded by the coding sequence ATGAGAGTGAGAACTGCTCAGACCTTGCCGGCAGCACCCGTGGTCCTGCCGTTTGCCGCGTACATCCTGTGGTGGGCCCTTGGTGTCGGCGACTTCATCTGGATCATCGCTGGATTTATCATTTGCTTGTCGTGGATCGGAGTTAGAGGCATCAAGGTGCCTCCGCTGCTGTTCCTGTGGGTCCTTTTCACCGCCTGGGTGGCAGTTACCCTTGTGATGAATGACAACGTCGGACGGCTCGCTGGCGCTGTGTATCGGTTGCTTCTGTACGCCTCGGCTGGACTGTTGGCTGTCCACACCTTCAACGCGCGGCATTCGTTGCCGTTGCACAAGGTTACTGGGGCGATGGTGTGGTTCCTCGGCGGGATGAGCGCCGTTGGCTATGCGGCGCTCGCTTTCCCCCAAGCCATCATCCGCACCCCCATGTCGTGGATCATGCCGGAGGCATTGGCCCGCAACGAGCTCGTCGAGCAGATGATCATTCGCCGCATGTCGCATTGGAACCCCTCGGCCTGGATCGACCAAGCCGTCCGACCTGTGGCACCTTTCCTCTACGCCAACACGTGGGGCAACGTCTACTCCCTCGTTCTTCCGCTGGCTGTGCTGCATCTCTGGCTCATGTGGCACACGCGCTATCGCTGGATCACCCTGATCGTTATCCTCGGCAGCGTTATTCCAGCGTTGAGCACCCTCAACCGCGGAATGTTCATCGGGCTGGGCGTCGTTGCTTTGTGGGTCTTGCTCCAAACCGTGCGCCGTGGGCAGTTCTTCATCGCCGCCCTCACCGTTTCGGCAACGGCCATCGCGGGATTGGTGTGGCTCATATCCCCGTTGGGTGTGGCGCTGCTCAATCGGGTGGAAACTACCTATTCCCTGGTTGATCGCCAGTCTCTGTACACCGACACCTTCGACGCTGTGCTCCAATCCCCGCTCTTTGGGTATGGTGCGCCCCGCCCGGCCGATCAGTCATGGCTCCCATCGCTGGGTACTCAGGGACAGCTGTGGACGGTGCTGTACTCCCACGGCTTCGTCGGCGCCGCGTTGTTCGTCGGGTTCCTTCTGGCCGCATGTGTCGTCGTCCTTCGCCGTCGAGACGTCGTTGGTGCGGTTCTCGGCGGAATCATCCTGGCCACGGCCGTCGAGACGGTGTTTTACGGGATGATGACCGGCATCATGGTCTCGCTAGTTGCGGTGGCTCTGGCGATGCGCCCCGATACCGTGATTAGCAGCGGGGATCGTCCGGGAATGCCCGTTCGGCCATCTTCCACGTCCCGTCTTCGAGGCGGAAGGTGGTGA
- a CDS encoding flippase, which translates to MSDQESGDVRSDATNRENRRELARGGSLSFIGSACSALLGFLLTIVITQLMGAEGAGVIFQATGVFAVVLAFAKVGLDSTAIYLLPRVRLDDVGRIRSTIMAFLLIAGVISVSLAVALQFVAPVLWPGPDNPVSASVRALAVFIPFGAVVIIAAAILRALGSVKEYVLVSNIAIPALRPPLVAIAAVATGSVVVVSVAWALPLALMVLVVAVMIAGHVRREENGTPGRVLPSRDQLRQITGFAAPRTASAGLEQAIIWVDVLIIGWLLSDEAAGIYGGAARFIQAGLIVDAALRVVVSPRFSSLLHQGKTDAVRDLYVTATIWLVLIASPIYVLLAIFSPVFLGLLGPDFPQGSTALTILAIGIMVTFLAGNIHSLLIMSGRSGWAAINKVMVLTINVVGNLVVVPEWGIEGAAAVWAFSMLFDAGLAAWEVHYFLGIRAPLWEVIRPLALVAITCAVPALIISNVWGRSVGTLFVAAVIGAMLFLGTCWFARRSLRLESLMSMLRSRG; encoded by the coding sequence ATGTCAGATCAGGAAAGTGGAGACGTCCGTTCGGATGCTACTAACCGCGAAAATCGACGAGAGTTAGCCCGAGGCGGGAGCCTGAGCTTCATCGGGTCGGCGTGCAGTGCGCTGCTGGGTTTCCTGCTCACCATCGTCATCACGCAGCTCATGGGCGCCGAAGGCGCCGGAGTCATCTTCCAGGCCACGGGTGTGTTCGCGGTGGTCCTCGCGTTCGCCAAGGTGGGGCTGGATTCCACGGCCATCTACTTGCTTCCCCGGGTTCGGCTCGATGATGTTGGCCGGATACGTTCGACCATCATGGCCTTCCTCCTCATCGCCGGGGTCATCAGCGTGTCGCTCGCCGTTGCGCTCCAGTTTGTGGCGCCGGTGTTGTGGCCCGGCCCTGACAACCCCGTCTCGGCATCTGTGCGGGCGTTGGCGGTGTTCATCCCATTCGGTGCGGTCGTCATCATCGCCGCGGCGATCTTGCGGGCCTTGGGGTCGGTCAAGGAGTACGTGCTGGTGAGCAACATTGCTATCCCGGCCTTGCGTCCGCCCTTGGTTGCCATAGCCGCTGTGGCCACCGGCTCGGTCGTGGTGGTGTCGGTGGCGTGGGCCCTGCCACTCGCTCTCATGGTCCTGGTGGTTGCGGTCATGATCGCCGGACACGTGCGGCGCGAGGAGAACGGCACTCCGGGCCGGGTACTCCCATCCCGGGATCAGCTGCGGCAGATCACCGGCTTCGCGGCTCCCCGCACGGCGTCGGCCGGTTTGGAACAGGCCATCATTTGGGTGGATGTTCTCATTATCGGCTGGCTGCTCAGCGACGAGGCAGCCGGGATCTACGGTGGTGCGGCGCGATTCATTCAGGCCGGGCTGATCGTGGATGCGGCTTTGCGGGTCGTGGTGTCGCCGCGCTTTTCCTCCCTCCTGCACCAGGGCAAAACAGACGCGGTGCGCGACCTGTACGTCACGGCGACCATCTGGCTCGTGCTCATCGCCTCACCCATCTACGTCCTGCTGGCAATCTTTTCCCCAGTATTCTTGGGCCTACTGGGCCCCGATTTCCCTCAAGGGTCTACTGCCTTGACCATCCTTGCCATCGGCATCATGGTGACGTTTCTGGCGGGCAATATCCACTCGCTGCTCATCATGAGCGGCCGAAGCGGATGGGCAGCGATCAACAAAGTCATGGTCTTGACCATCAACGTCGTGGGAAACCTTGTGGTGGTGCCCGAGTGGGGGATTGAGGGTGCAGCGGCAGTGTGGGCCTTCAGCATGCTTTTCGACGCCGGCCTGGCCGCCTGGGAGGTCCACTACTTCCTTGGTATCCGTGCCCCGTTGTGGGAGGTGATTCGGCCCTTGGCCTTGGTCGCGATCACGTGCGCGGTACCCGCCTTAATCATCAGCAATGTTTGGGGGCGCTCGGTGGGGACTTTGTTCGTGGCGGCGGTGATAGGGGCGATGCTGTTCCTGGGCACCTGTTGGTTCGCCCGGCGGTCGTTGCGGCTGGAGAGCCTGATGTCCATGCTGCGTTCTCGGGGCTAG